Proteins encoded in a region of the Marinobacter arenosus genome:
- the clpA gene encoding ATP-dependent Clp protease ATP-binding subunit ClpA — translation MLSKDLEITLNTAFKSARDKRHEFMTVEHLLLALLDNESAVGVLKACGADLQRLQEELVEFVDSTTPLIPSNDSERETQPTLGFQRVLQRAVFHVQSSGKKEVTGANVLVAIFSEQESQAVYVLKKQSIARIDVVNFVSHGISRVQGAEDQEGHDQAAPDEAGEEGGHSKPLESYSTNLNEQARQGRIDPLIGREHEVERVVQILVRRRKNNPLLVGEAGVGKTAIAEGLAKRIVDGQVPDIISDAVVYSLDLGALLAGTKYRGDFEKRLKGLLAELKKEKHAILFIDEIHTIIGAGSASGGVMDASNLLKPMLSSGEIRCIGSTTFQEFRGIFEKDSALARRFQKIDVNEPSVEDTYQILKGLKPNFEKHHDLKYTDKALRVAAELADRYITDRHLPDKAIDVIDEAGARQRLQPENKRKKAIDVSEIEDVVANIARIPPKNVSTSDKDLLRNLERDLKMVVFGQDPAIESLSTAIKLARAGLKAPEKPEGAFLFAGPTGVGKTEVTKQLAKVLGIELVRFDMSEYMERHTVSRLIGAPPGYVGYDQGGLLTEAVNKHPHCVLLLDEIEKAHPEVFNLLLQVMDHGTLTDNNGRKADFRHVILVMTTNAGAESMARRSIGFNEQDHSTDGMEIISKTFTPEFRNRLDGIIQFADLQKGTITHVVDKFLTELQAQLDEKHVVLHVDDDAKVWLADKGYDVTMGARPMSRLIQDKIKRPLAEQILFGRLSEKGGDVYIHLRDDELVFDYEDEPAEAV, via the coding sequence CCTTCAAAAGTGCCCGGGACAAACGTCATGAATTCATGACGGTCGAGCATTTACTGTTGGCCCTGTTAGACAATGAATCGGCGGTGGGCGTTCTGAAGGCCTGTGGGGCAGATCTCCAGCGACTTCAGGAAGAACTTGTGGAGTTTGTCGATTCCACCACGCCGTTGATCCCCAGTAACGACAGTGAACGCGAGACCCAGCCGACCCTGGGCTTCCAGCGTGTGCTGCAGAGAGCCGTATTCCATGTCCAGTCCTCCGGCAAGAAAGAGGTCACGGGAGCCAATGTCCTGGTGGCAATTTTCAGTGAGCAGGAGAGTCAGGCGGTTTACGTCCTGAAAAAGCAGAGTATTGCTCGAATTGACGTGGTCAACTTCGTGTCTCACGGGATTTCCCGGGTTCAGGGTGCAGAAGATCAGGAAGGGCATGATCAGGCGGCGCCGGATGAGGCTGGCGAAGAAGGTGGTCATTCCAAACCACTGGAAAGCTACTCAACCAACCTCAATGAGCAGGCTCGTCAGGGTCGGATAGATCCCCTGATCGGTCGGGAGCATGAAGTCGAGCGAGTGGTTCAGATTCTGGTGCGTCGGCGCAAGAACAACCCCTTGTTGGTCGGCGAAGCGGGTGTCGGTAAGACCGCGATTGCCGAGGGGCTTGCGAAGCGGATCGTGGACGGCCAGGTTCCGGATATTATCTCGGATGCGGTGGTGTATTCGCTGGATCTGGGCGCGCTGCTGGCGGGAACCAAGTACCGGGGCGATTTCGAGAAGCGACTGAAGGGCCTGCTGGCGGAACTGAAGAAAGAGAAGCACGCCATTCTCTTCATTGACGAGATCCACACGATCATCGGCGCCGGATCGGCATCCGGTGGCGTCATGGATGCGTCGAATCTGCTGAAGCCGATGCTGAGTTCGGGCGAGATCCGTTGCATCGGGTCAACGACGTTCCAGGAGTTCCGCGGAATCTTCGAGAAGGACAGCGCGCTGGCCCGTCGTTTCCAGAAGATCGATGTCAACGAGCCAAGTGTTGAGGACACCTACCAGATTCTGAAGGGCCTCAAGCCGAATTTCGAAAAGCATCACGACCTGAAATACACCGACAAGGCCCTGCGCGTGGCCGCGGAACTGGCGGATCGGTACATTACCGATCGCCATCTGCCGGACAAGGCCATTGACGTGATCGACGAGGCCGGTGCACGGCAGCGCCTGCAACCGGAAAACAAGCGCAAGAAGGCAATCGACGTTTCGGAAATCGAGGATGTGGTGGCCAACATCGCGCGCATCCCGCCGAAAAATGTCTCCACCAGTGACAAGGATCTGCTGCGCAATCTGGAGCGGGACCTCAAGATGGTGGTCTTCGGCCAGGATCCGGCGATCGAATCCCTGTCCACGGCTATCAAACTGGCCCGTGCCGGCTTGAAAGCCCCGGAAAAACCGGAAGGCGCGTTCCTCTTTGCTGGTCCCACCGGTGTGGGCAAGACCGAGGTCACTAAACAGCTGGCCAAGGTGCTGGGCATCGAGCTCGTCCGTTTCGACATGTCCGAGTATATGGAGCGGCATACCGTGTCCCGCCTGATTGGTGCCCCTCCGGGCTACGTCGGGTATGACCAGGGCGGCTTGCTGACCGAGGCGGTCAACAAGCATCCGCATTGCGTACTGCTTCTGGACGAGATCGAGAAAGCCCATCCGGAAGTGTTCAACCTGCTCCTGCAGGTGATGGACCACGGTACGCTGACGGACAACAATGGTCGCAAGGCGGATTTCCGCCACGTGATTCTTGTGATGACCACCAACGCCGGAGCGGAAAGCATGGCCCGTCGCTCAATTGGCTTTAACGAGCAGGACCACAGTACCGATGGCATGGAAATCATCAGCAAGACGTTCACGCCGGAGTTCCGGAACCGTCTCGATGGCATTATCCAGTTTGCCGATCTGCAGAAAGGCACCATCACTCACGTGGTCGACAAGTTCCTCACCGAGTTGCAGGCGCAACTGGATGAGAAGCACGTTGTCCTGCACGTGGATGATGACGCCAAGGTCTGGCTGGCCGATAAGGGGTACGATGTCACCATGGGCGCCCGCCCGATGTCGCGCCTGATTCAGGACAAGATCAAACGTCCGCTGGCGGAGCAGATCCTGTTCGGGCGTCTGTCCGAGAAGGGTGGGGATGTCTACATCCATCTCCGTGATGACGAGTTGGTTTTCGATTACGAGGATGAGCCTGCGGAAGCGGTATAG